A part of Fusarium oxysporum Fo47 chromosome III, complete sequence genomic DNA contains:
- a CDS encoding pyridoxal phosphate-dependent transferase — protein sequence MFSSFRKGPDDPMYFLKRAADQDTSPDKVDLGVGIYRNESGLYSQLGSVAKAKAILAENDPGHDYEITIGNQRFLNHAARLLFGQDCEVLQSGSIASVQTISGTGANHLAALALSQSISPRPQVYIGTPTWGNYKPMFELVGLEVIEYPYFDFQTRTIDFSSIISAALTAPPRSVFILQACCHNPTGADPTREQWQELGAVLKEYCHFVFFDIAYQGLGNGIEEDAYAIRHFATLGVDMFVCQSFSKNFALYGERCGALHAVCSSPETAAVVQDRLRCLIRWEFSSSPAYGSRLATLVLESDQLTTEWLVNNMIDAGLRTDFYKTPGDWNHILRENGLFSYLDLSPQQCQKLIDQHHIYLPPSGRINISGLNQSNIKRVADSLDEVIHEEIGQGIQTRAAL from the exons ATGTTCTCCTCGTTTCGAAAGGGTCCCGATGACCCCATGTACTTTCTAAAGCGTGCGGCCGATCAGGATACGTCCCCCGATAAggttgatcttggcgttggtaTCTACAGAAACGAAAGTGGCCTCTACAGTCAGCTCGGCTCTGTCGCAAAG GCAAAGGCAATCTTGGCTGAGAATGATCCTGGACATGAC TATGAGATCACAATAGGAAACCAGCGGTTCTTGAACCATGCTGCCCGTCTTTTGTTCGGACAAGACTGCGAGGTCCTGCAGTCTGGTAGC ATCGCGTCAGTTCAGACCATCTCTGGTACGGGAGCCAACCACCTCGCTGCCCTAGCCCTGAGCCAATCCATCTCTCCCCGTCCACAAGTCTACATCGGCACCCCTACCTGGGGTAACTACAAGCCAATGTTCGAACTCGTCGGCCTTGAAGTGATCGAATACCCATACTTCGACTTCCAGACACGAACCATCGActtctcttccatcatctcaGCAGCGCTAACTGCACCCCCTCGAAGCGTCTTCATCCTACAAGCCTGTTGTCATAACCCTACAGGTGCCGACCCCACGAGAGAACAGTGGCAAGAACTTGGTGCGGTGCTAAAAGAATACTGTCACTTTGTCTTTTTTGACATTGCATATCAAGGATTGGGCAATGGCATTGAGGAGGATGCTTATGCAATCAGACATTTCGCTACTCTGGGCGTTGACATGTTTGTATGCCAGTCGTTCTCTAAGAACTTTGCTTTGTATGGCGAACGATGCGGTGCCCTACATGCTGTATGCTCAAGCCCCGAGACAGCAGCGGTGGTTCAAGATCGACTCCGATGCTTAATACGCTGGGAGTTTTCGTCTTCTCCTGCATATGGTAGCCGCTTGGCCACTCTGGTATTGGAATCTGATCAGCTCACTACTGAGTG GTTGGTCAACAACATGATCGATGCAGGTCTAAGAACTGACTTTTACAAGACACCGGGAGATTGGAACCATATTTTGAGAGAGAATGGGCTCTTCTC ATACCTGGACCTTAGTCCTCAACAGTGCCAGAAACTCATCGACCAGCATCATATCTACCTTCCACCAAGCGGTCGCATCAACATTTCAGGGCTCAACCAGAGTAATATCAAGAGAGTGGCGGATTCATTAGATGAGGTCATACATGAGGAGATCGGGCAGGGCATACAGACAAGGGCAGCTCTTTAG
- a CDS encoding Pyruvate/Phosphoenolpyruvate kinase-like domain-containing protein, with protein MVRASTITAPVRNPQLRMLHALHTNGKPIMTFLGLPSLRTAQIVASTGVDAVIIDCEHGHISDDSMHDATAAIAAAGVSPLVRLRMTHPDLIKRALDSGAHGIILPQVNTAEEASEVVKYSKFPPQGLRGQGSPFAGFAHNVDIATYVKTANETTIVCVQIESRQGVDNVDAICAVPGVDMVFIGPNDLAFSLLGYVPAKGDEPEFLDAIDRIVEAARKHGKWVARLSNSGALCKEHLDVFDTVALSYDVRAIQNWYAAELKAARG; from the exons ATGGTACGAGCATCAACAATCACTGCCCCAGTGCGCAACCCGCAACTACGCATGTTGCATGCACTACACACCAATGGAAAACCCATCATGACCTTTTTGGGGCTACCGTCTCTCCGGACAGCTCAGATTGTTGCTTCCACTGGAGTCGAT GCTGTCATCATTGATTGCGAACACGGTCATATTAGCGATGACTCCATGCATGACGCCACCGCTGCCATTGCCGCCGCCGGTGTCTCGCCTCTTGTCCGTCTAAGAATGACCCACCCTGACCTTATCAAGAGAGCTCTTGACAGTGGTGCACA TGGTATCATTCTACCTCAAGTTAACACTGCCGAAGAAGCAAGTGAGGTAGTAAAGTACTCCAAATTTCCACCGCAAGGTCTCCGGGGACAAGGATCACCATTTGCGGGGTTTGCTCACAACGTCGATATTGCGACATATGTCAAGACGGCCAATGAGACGACTATTGTGTGCGTTCAGATTGAATCGCGGCAAGGAGTAGATAACGTCGATGCTATCTGTGCTGTGCCAGGCGTTG ATATGGTCTTTATCGGGCCCAATGATTTGGCTTTCTCTCTCCTCGGCTATGTCCCGGCCAAGGGTGACGAGCCCGAGTTTCTAGATGCCATTGACAGGATTGTGGAAGCTGCCAGAAAGCACGGAAAGTGGGTGGCTCGGTTGTCGAACTCTGGAGCTTTATGTAAGGAGCATTTGGATGTGTTTGATACAGTTGCTTTAAGTTATGATGTTAGGGCGATTCAGAATTGGTATGCTGCAGAACTTAAGGCTGCAAGGGGATAG
- a CDS encoding D-isomer specific 2-hydroxyacid dehydrogenase produces the protein MSEQRLFACERCSRRKQRCDRTVPVCQPCQEAQAECIGSASEGTIISGNNRVAARKGPVTRLLEQIDILEEKLRGHDRGETSNDNASAAVEPERASSDAAAEPSEHQGSAALPQSTSMNMRFLSLSAMTEPSSRRGEFLKHLSTQRLIVGITKTYGGDPESTARPDSLWEGISAYLHHPQGSKHRLRIPPADANKALEIYLAVVDFRFPRLPVDKVLLGIDAISHVEEDHFRRVVATDPAHVFMAYAVITIVPLVSDAYPISQGSWVSVHLLGKCMELLDRVFNQEDGIDIIQCLQLLVILAVHCSAAGSAWHLSSFAMNKCIALGYHREDPKSASMSLLDVQQRRWAFWGCYFLDVLICAALGRPPSIDVKHITTPLPADPASNSSSQCAQHGQIISNLRTSPSTTHRLVSRDVYHKQLFQYARLLSQIVSEATNSPQSSGSCDDFEHHLGQALSWRISSLPHDEPDSCNIYLFQTSLYNTLMLRLAVRELLILFSFGPDLHDSEPTSEPITRFLGDINTEESRMKRLKISQICAAVARSLDRVHMTGRSYLSLITGYSSLTMAFTCLYFMAVRTIVRHATAENTTWDVPQSHLGSDGSSMTWHPPPSSFPFQNSGDTVPSFVPSSSRSYHQSPESQAWADSFEVDGVNDAFNIAIAKVDVVGRQFPRLNYYGRMALDIRKLLISMSSPAAFFSPTEAVGDQLGAVKASAQDIGPMLNRIEQQLLKPLSTPSFTMGSIPTTAPMADSATKPELYILSDFHPEAVKYARKSFDCILYGDPRTENWHSHATAILIKDYYITEDDLASAPKLRVIGKQGVGLDKIDVEACKRHNVKVCNTPGVNASAVAEMALCLALTVAREVPQMVIRQRIQGEAIRKETVAGILLSKKIIGVVGMGHIGQAIAHMFVGGLQAEIIAFDPYFHDNESSWNTIPYKRVKTLPELLEVADVVTLHVPLTPTTKNMIAAPQLKQMKKTAILINTARGGIVNEEDLADALEQGEIWGAGFDCHCEEPPTLAKYERLWKCPRFVGTPHIAAATDETQIATINGATDGILQFLRENKK, from the exons ATGTCCGAACAGCGACTATTCGCCTGCGAGCGATGCTCACGCCGCAAACAACGATGCGATCGCACAGTCCCTGTTTGTCAACcatgccaagaagctcaagccgAATGCATTGGCTCAGCGTCCGAGGGGACTATTATATCCGGTAATAACAGAGTCGCTGCGCGGAAAGGACCTGTCACGCGATTGCTGGAGCAGATTGACAtcttggaagagaagctTCGGGGTCATGACCGAGGCGAGACTAGTAATGACAATGCTTCTGCAGCGGTTGAACCTGAAAGGGCTTCGTCAGATGCTGCCGCGGAGCCATCTGAGCACCAGGGTAGTGCAGCGTTACCGCAATCGACAAGCATGAATATGAGATTCCTTTCACTAAGCGCCAtgaccgagccgtcttctCGTCGGGGCGAGTTCCTCAAACACCTCTCCACCCAGCGTTTAATTGTAGGCATCACAAAGACCTACGGCGGTGATCCTGAGTCTACCGCTCGCCCCGATTCACTATGGGAGGGCATATCGGCATATCTACATCATCCTCAGGGTAGTAAGCATCGCTTGCGTATACCCCCCGCCGACGCGAACAAAGCCCTCGAGATATATCTCGCAGTGGTCGACTTTCGTTTTCCTCGCCTCCCTGTGGACAAGGTGCTACTAGGCATTGATGCCATATCGCACGTTGAAGAGGACCATTTCAGAAGGGTTGTCGCTACAGACCCGGCGCATGTTTTTATGGCATACGCTGTCATAACTATCGTGCCACTTGTCAGCGATGCCTACCCCATATCACAAGGATCCTGGGTGTCAGTGCACCTTCTGGGAAAGTGCATGGAACTACTCGATAGGGTGTTTaatcaagaagatggcatCGATATAATCCAGTGTCTACAACTTCTGGTCATTCTTGCCGTGCACTGCTCTGCCGCTGGATCGGCCTGGCATCTGTCCAGCTTCGCGATGAATAAGTGCATCGCCTTGGGATATCATCGGGAGGACCCAAAGTCTGCTTCCATGTCGTTACTGGATGTTCAGCAGAGACGCTGGGCGTTTTGGGGATGTTATTTTCTGGATGTCCTGATATGTGCCGCTTTGGGGAGACCACCGAGTATTGATGTCAAACATATCACTACTCCTCTGCCAGCGGATCCTGCATCAAATTCATCTAGTCAATGTGCACAGCATGGACAGATCATATCAAATCTCCGAACTTCCCCTTCCACGACCCACCGTCTCGTTTCTCGGGACGTATATCACAAACAACTATTCCAATATGCCCGACTTCTATCTCAGATTGTTAGTGAGGCTACAAACAGTCCCCAATCGTCAGGTTCTTGCGACGATTTCGAGCATCACCTCGGGCAGGCCCTTAGCTGGAGAATCAGCTCACTGCCACATGATGAGCCAGACAGCTGTAACATCTATCTCTTCCAGACCTCCTTATATAACACCCTTATGTTACGACTGGCAGTCAGGGAGCTACTGATTCTATTCTCTTTCGGACCTGACTTGCATGACTCCGAACCTACATCTGAGCCAATCACTCGGTTTCTAGGCGATATAAATACTGAGGAGAGTCGGatgaagagattgaagatTTCACAAATATGCGCAGCTGTGGCGCGAAGTTTGGACCGCGTTCACATGACCGGTCGTTCTTATCTCTCTCTCATCACTGGCTACAGCTCTTTGACCATGGCATTTACGTGTTTATACTTCATGGCTGTTCGAACCATCGTCAGGCACGCAACAGCAGAGAACACCACCTGGGACGTTCCTCAGAGTCACTTGGGATCAGATGGCTCAAGTATGACATGGCACCCGCCACCGTCTTCATTCCCCTTCCAGAACTCTGGAGATACCGTACCATCATTTGTTCCCAGTTCCTCACGCTCCTATCATCAATCACCCGAAAGCCAGGCATGGGCGGATAgctttgaggttgatggtgtcAATGACGCGTTCAATATTGCCATTGCTAAAGTCGACGTGGTGGGAAGACAATTCCCTCGACTCAATTACTATGGTCGCATGGCTCTCGATATTCGTAAGCTTCTGATATCAATGTCAAGCCCGGCTGCATTCTTCTCACCAactgaggctgttggtgatCAGCTTGGAGCAGTCAAGGCCAGCGCTCAGGATATTGGACCAAT GCTCAACCGAATTGAGCAACAACTCT TG AAACCTCTATCCACGCCATCTTTTACAATGGGTTCGATACCAACCACCGCACCAATGGCTGATTCCGCCACCAAACCTGAACTTTACATCCTCAGTGACTTTCATCCAGAGGCCGTAAAATACGCCCGAAAGTCTTTTGATTGCATCCTCTATGGCGATCCTCGCACAGAGAATTGGCACTCCCACGCCACAGCAATCCTTATCAAGGATTACTACATCACAGAAGATGACCTTGCCTCCGCTCCCAAGCTACGGGTCATTGGCAAACAGGGCGTCGGCTTGGATAAGATTGACGTCGAGGCTTGCAAAAGACACAATGTTAAAGTTTGCAACACTCCTGGCGTTAATGCCTCGGCTGTTGCAGAGATGGCGCTTTGTCTGGCGTTGACTGTCGCTCGGGAAGTGCCCCAGATGGTAATCCGACAGAGAATTCAGGGCGAAGCTATTCGAAAAGAGACCGTAGCCGGAATATTGCTGTCTAAAAAGATCATTGGAGTTGTAGGAATGGGCCATATCGGTCAAGCTATTGCACATATGTTCGTTGGCGGATTGCAAGCAGAGATCATTGCTTTCGATCCATATTTCCACGACAACGAAAGCTCCTGGAACACAATACCCTACAAACGCGTCAAGACCCTCCCTGAGCTTCTCGAGGTCGCAGACGTGGTGACACTACATGTCCCTCTCACCCCCACTACGAAGAACATGATTGCAGCGCCGCAGTTGAAGCAGATGAAGAAAACAGCCATATTGATCAACACAGCACGTGGTGGGATCGTCAATGAGGAAGATCTGGCGGATGCGTTGGAGCAAGGTGAGATTTGGGGTGCTGGTTTTGACTGCCATTGTGAGGAGCCGCCGACATTGGCAAAGTATGAGCGGCTTTGGAAGTGTCCGCGTTTCGTTGGGACGCCGCATATTGCTGCTGCGACGGATGAGACTCAAATTGCTACGATAAATGGGGCCACGGATGGTATACTTCAGTTCTTGCGTGAGAACAAGAAATGA
- a CDS encoding FMN-dependent dehydrogenase, giving the protein MEAKNGKHITVDEIKALAQKRLPAYIWRYYADGADDQLTTLQNDEVYKTLVIRPRILRNVSTIDTSTQIFGKHYDVPIAIAPSAYQRLAGYNGEIDVARAAFARGTNVCLSSNATTSLEDVAQALPQRDAKYPKPWFQLYFVRSRRITKELIKRAERAGFEALVLTVDTTTMGNRLHERTNPLNLPADLSMANMTTIKGGGASKGRLILNAETAEEAAKIEREHSDLLIDSALTWTETIPWLRSQTSMKIILKGVLTAEDALLAVDAGVDAIIVSNHGGRQLDSVPATLEALPEVSNAVKGRIPVLFDGGISKGTDVFKALALGADLCLLGRSALWGLAVDGQQGVETVLNILERELWRTMVLSGAAAITDISRSMVGVRKSATAFGIAKL; this is encoded by the exons ATGGAAGCAAAGAACGGAAAACACATCACGGTCGACGAGATCAAAGCCTTAGCTCAAAAGCGCTTACCAGCATATATCTGGCGCTATTACGCTGATGGAGCTGATGATCAATTGACGACTTTGCAGAATGACGAGGTATACAAAAC TCTTGTCATTCGTCCACGCATTCTTCGAAATGTGTCTACAATTGATACCTCAACACAGATATTCGGGAAACACTATGACGTGCCGATAGCCATCGCACCAAGCGCATACCAACGATTAGCTGGATACAACGGCGAGATAGACGTCGCCCGAGCCGCTTTTGCCCGTGGCACGAATGTCTGTCTTTCTTCCAACGCCACAACATCCCTCGAAGACGTTGCCCAGGCCCTACCTCAACGCGATGCGAAGTATCCTAAACCATGGTTTCAACTATATTTTGTGCGTTCCCGACGCATAACGAAAGAGCTTATCAAGCGAGCAGAACGAGCGGGCTTTGAAGCTCTCGTTCTGACAGTGGATACGACAACCATGGGGAATCGCCTGCACGAACGCACGAATCCGTTGAACTTGCCTGCTGATTTGAGCATGGCTAACATGACTACTATCAAAGGCGGTGGCGCATCGAAGGGTCGATTGATTCTGAACGCGGAGACTGCGGAAGAGGCTGCTAAGATTGAAAGGGAGCATTCGGATCTTCTCATCGACTCAGCCTTGACTTGGACGGAGACAATTCCCTGGCTACGATCTCAAACATCCATGAAGATCATTCTCAAGGGAGTTCTCACAGCTGAAGATGCTCTCCTAGCGGTTGATGCAGGCGTTGACGCCATCATTGTATCAAACCACGGAGGTCGTCAACTCGACAGCGTTCCAGCTACACTTGAGGCTTTACCTGAAGTTTCTAACGCTGTAAAGGGCCGCATTCCAGTTTTATTTGATGGTGGGATTAGCAAGGGTACAGACGTCTTTAAAGCCCTAGCTTTAGGGGCAGATCTTTGCCTGTTGGGAAGGTCAGCGCTATGGGGTCTAGCCGTGGATGGGCAACAGGGGGTAGAAACGGTGTTGAACATCCTGGAGAGAGAGCTGTGGCGTACAATGGTGCTGAGTGGCGCTGCGGCAATTACAGATATCTCTAGATCAATGGTGGGAGTGCGGAAATCTGCTACAGCCTTCGGCATTGCAAAGCTGTAA
- a CDS encoding major facilitator superfamily domain-containing protein, protein MADTVNSKPDSFHDEGLGQKEPSIKLAKAQTDDHPIDDEQFKQTSRRIVRKLDFTLMPIIWLLYLFNYLDRTAIAQAKLNGIEKDLNLTGAQFSTAVSILNVGYMVMQIPSNMILTRVRPSIYLPIWACVWSAVSASTAAADNFGHLITVRCLLGIAEAPFFPGVFFLLSCWYTRGELGLRMAILYSGLVVATAFSGLIAAGVFSNLDQVRGLAGWRWLYIIIGSVNFLLALCAVVLLPDFPESHTGSQKWLFTEEELRVANQRIAMDRIPQESNRSVWWGFKRAVTDYRTWVFIFMLICNHAAYGFNYFYPSIVSGFGLGSRTITLLCTAPPFLIGAIASLFISWSSDKRNERSYHIAIPMGISVVGFVISVSTLNGPARYVASFLYVTGCFAANGLVYSWAAGVLNQTPEKKAVATSMINVIAQLGNIMSPYFFRDQDEPRYLMAMILLIVFATLSGLTCLFLKWDLTRANKKILAEAEADGTEPRLFSH, encoded by the exons ATGGCAGATACTGTTAACTCCAAGCCCGATTCCTTCCATGACGAGGGTCTTGGGCAAAAGGAACCCAGTATCAAGCTGGCCAAGGCACAGACCGATGATCATCccattgatgatgagcagTTCAAGCAGACGTCTCGACGTATTGTTCGTAAGCTGGACTTTACGTTGATGCCGATTATCTGGTTGTTGTATCTTTTTAATTATCTCGATCGAACTGCCATCGC TCAGGCCAAGTTGAACGGTATTGAGAAGGATCTCAACCTTACTGGAGCCCAGTTCAGCACAGCTGTCTCGATCCTGAACGTTGG ATACATGGTCATGCAGATCCCTAGCAACATGATCCTTACTCGCGTTCGTCCTTCGATCTACCTCCCCATCTGGGCCTGCGTCTGGTCTGCTGTTTCCGCCAGCACCGCCGCCGCCGATAACTTCGGCCATCTCATCACCGTTCGATGCCTCCTTGGTATCGCAGAAGCTCCATTCTTTCCTGGagtcttctttcttctgtCTTGCTGGTATACGCGCGGTGAGCTCGGTCTGCGTATGGCAATTCTATACTCTGGCCTTGTCGTTGCAACAGCCTTCTCTGGTCTCATTGCGGCTGGTGTCTTTTCGAACCTTGATCAGGTTCGAGGTCTCGCAGGCTGGAGG TGGCTTTACATCATCATCGGATCTGTCAACTTCCTGCTTGCCCTATGCGCCGTCGTTCTCCTCCCCGACTTTCCCGAGTCTCATACTGGAAGTCAGAAATGGCTCTTCACTGAGGAAGAGCTTCGAGTTGCTAATCAGCGGATTGCCATGGACCGCATTCCGCAAGAGAGCAATCGTTCTGTCTGGTGGGGATTCAAGCGAGCTGTGACTGACTACCGGACATGGGTTTTC ATCTTTATGCTTATCTGCAACCATGCCGCCTACGGCTTCAATTACTTCTACCCTTCTATCGTCAGTGGCTTCGGTCTTGGTTCCCGTACCATTACCCTTCTATGCACAGCACCGCCATTCCTCATTGGTGCCATTGCGTCCCTGTTCATCTCCTGGTCAAGCGACAAGAGAAACGAACGGTCCTACCACATTGCCATCCCTATGGGTATTTCAGTAGTTGGCTTCGTCATCTCCGTCTCGACGCTCAACGGACCGGCGCGATATGTGGCATCATTCTTATATGTTACTGGCTGCTTCGCTGCCAATGGTCTCGTGTACTCATGGGCTGCGGGCGTTCTCAACCAGACACCAGAAAAGAAGGCGGTCGCTACGAGCATGATCAACGTTATCGCGCAGCTTGGAAATATCATGAGCCCGTACTTTTTTCGCGACCAGGATGAACCTCGATATCTTATGGCGATGATTTTGTTAATTGTCTTTGCGACGCTGAGCGGCCTTACCTGTCTGTTTTTGAAGTGGGACTTGACTAGAGCCAATAAGAAGATtctggctgaggctgaggccgACGGTACCGAACCGAGACTGTTCTCACACTGA
- a CDS encoding major facilitator superfamily domain-containing protein, which translates to MEAAEKQSELKMPLEQELDQNSGEMNDITEVEKKVLSKFDKFVMPQMALLVLFAYLDRTNIDNSDTLGNARVFGFEEDTGMHGTQFNDVSMYFYISYVVFETPWVLAVKKFGPGRVLAIAIISWSFITLGTGFVNSYGQVVACRVLLGFFEAGLFPSLTFVVSQIYPPASQGKRVAVLYVSIALSGALGGLIAYGIQSMGARHGLSAWRWLFIIEGAISLVIGAVCWLSLPTSPQTAWFLSEEEKSTMVLIKERNHPFKETEGFSWKQVVMALTDPLVWLASVSLFCASIALFGFGTFLPTLLKGLDYTSLQANYLSIPVYVLASIFTAATTYVSDRLNRRAICLIHSPLLVIVGYAIVVGTGHKAAGFFAMFLVGGGVYSFNTVLVTWVSNNMQPDYKRSVAISMLISLANASGMAASQIYPIQDAPRYVMGNAISLGGEVLALVCVGLIYALLKYRMRQKERLIAEGKDGNGKEGDQSLGFKYVF; encoded by the exons ATGGAAGCCGCCGAGAAACAGTCAGAGCTCAAGATGCCGCTCGAACAAGAGCTCGATCAGAACTCTGGCGAGATGAACGACATCACTGAAGTCGAGAAAAAGGTGTTGTCAAAGTTTGACAAGTTCGTCATGCCGCAGATGGCACTGCTCGTTCTATTTGCATACCTTGACCGAACAAATATCG ATAACAGTGATACCCTAGGAAACGCTCGAGTTTTCGGCTTCGAAGAAGATACAGGCATGCATGGAACCCAATTCAATGATGTATCCATGTATTTCTATATCTCATACGTTGTCTTTGAAACACCATGGGTTCTCGCCGTCAAGAAGTTCGGACCTGGTCGTGTCCTTGCTATTGCTATCATAAGCTGGAGTTTCATTACTTTGGGAACAGGCTTCGTAAACAGTTACGGCCAAGTCGTCGCTTGCCGAGTTCTCCTCGGTTTCTTCGAGGCTGGTCTCTTCCCTTCTCTCACTTTCGTCGTCTCTCAGATCTATCCACCTGCGTCGCAAGGAAAGCGCGTTGCGGTCCTATATGTCTCCATCGCGCTTTCTGGAGCACTTGGTGGACTTATCGCATATGGCATTCAGTCCATGGGTGCGCGGCATGGTTTGTCAGCTTGGAGATGGCTTTTCATCATTGAGGGTGCCATCTCACTCGTCATCGGAGCCGTTTGCTGGCTGAGTCTCCCGACTTCTCCGCAGACAGCTTGGTTCCtctctgaagaagagaaatcgACTATGGTGCTTATCAAAGAGCGCAACCATCCATTCAAGGAAACGGAAGGCTTCTCGTGGAAGCAAGTCGTCATGGCCCTCACGGATCCCCTCGTCTGGCTTGCCTCCGTCTCCCTGTTCTGCGCTTCCATCGCACTATTCGGCTTTGGCACATTCCTGCCTACTCTTCTCAAGGGCCTCGA CTATACCTCTCTCCAAGCCAACTATCTCAGCATTCCTGTCTACGTTCTGGCATCCATCTTCACTGCTGCCACCACCTACGTCTCGGACCGCCTCAACCGCCGAGCTATCTGCCTTATCCACTCTCCACTATTAGTGATCGTCGGATATGCCATAGTCGTCGGTACCGGTCACAAGGCCGCGGGTTTCTTTGCCATGTTCCTCGTTGGCGGTGGCGTCTACTCCTTCAACACTGTTTTGGTAAC ATGGGTATCAAACAACATGCAGCCAGACTACAAGCGCTCTGTCGCAATCTCCATGCTGATCTCACTCGCAAACGCATCCGGAATGGCTGCGTCGCAGATCTATCCCATCCAGGATGCTCCTCGTTACGTCATGGGAAATGCAATCTCTCTTGGAGGAGAGGTCTTGGCACTTGTTTGCGTCGGACTCATTTATGCTCTTCTCAAGTACCGCATGCGACAGAAGGAGAGGTTGATCGCAGAGGGTAAGGATGGCAATGGAAAAGAGGGAGATCAGAGCTTGGGGTTCAAGTATGTCTTTTAA
- a CDS encoding GLEYA domain-containing protein, translating into MKSIITFAGLAFASFAAAGPCRPRTTTTAAAVSSSTEIASSTATETAAVSTSTDYSVPVVSESSTLATVIISETSATETSAAETSATGTTTAETSAAGTTTAETTTAEGTTTAEGTTTAETTTAEGTTTAEGTTTAETTTAEGTTTADTTTAEATTTEATTTDAETTSGTATETTTSAEPTADQSCDNAGLEYAIYEHTFYNSDPPHFSSFDPTFFHTATPTFQGETTRIGIPPGTASDTSFAIYDDSPVQRFQYKAVNHQAFLYAPDTGDYKVTIPNSDEITLIWFGTKAISGWTRQNADLEQDYPGGTSKSFTIHLTAGTYTPFRLLWANAQGDLNFIAEVQAPDGTVIVNGDGSNNRYFVRFACDESTPSFPAFGGSG; encoded by the exons ATGAAGTCGATCATTACCTTTGCGGGCTTGGCCTTTGCCAGCTTCGCCGCTGCTGGCCCTTGCAGGCCTCgcacaacaacaacagctgcTGCGGTCTCTTCCTCCACCGAGATCGCATCCTCCACTGCTACTGAGACTGCTGCTGTTTCTACCAGCACGGACTATTCCGTCCCTGTTGTCTCTGAGAGCTCCACTCTCGCTACAGTGATTATCTCGGAGACTAGCGCTACTGAGACAAGTGCTGCTGAGACAAGCGCTACTGGCACCACTACTGCCGAGACAAGTGCTGCCGGTACT ACCACCGCTGAGACTACCACTGCTGAGGGCACCACTACCGCCGAGGGCACCACCACCGCTGAGACTACCACTGCTGAGGGCACCACTACCGCCGAGGGCACCACCACCGCTGAGACTACCACTGCTGAGGGCACCACCACTGCTGACACCACCACTGCTGAGGCTACCACCACTGAGGCTACCACCACTGATGCCGAAACCACATCCGGTACCGCAACAGAGACCACTACCTCTGCTGAGCCTACTGCAGACCAATCTTGCGATAACGCCGGCCTGGAGTATGCCATCTACGAGCACACATTCTACAACTCTGATCCTCCTCATTTCTCCTCCTTCGACCCTACTTTCTTCCATACCGCCACCCCTACCTTTCAGGGCGAAACCACTCGCATCGGTATTCCTCCCGGCACAGCATCCGACACGTCCTTCGCCATCTACGATGACAGCCCCGTTCAGAGGTTCCAGTACAAGGCCGTCAACCACCAAGCATTCCTCTACGCCCCCGATACCGGTGACTACAAGGTCACTATTCCCAACTCCGATGAGATCACCCTCATCTGGTTCGGCACCAAGGCCATTTCAGGCTGGACTCGCCAAAACGCGGATCTCGAGCAGGACTACCCTGGTGGCACTTCCAAGTCTTTCACCATTCACCTCACCGCTGGCACTTACACTCCCTTCCGACTCCTGTGGGCTAATGCTCAGGGCgatctcaacttcatcgcTGAGGTCCAGGCTCCTGATGGAACGGTCATTGTCAATGGTGATGGTAGCAATAACAGGTATTTTGTTCGCTTCGCCTGTGATGAGAGCACACCTTCTTTCCCTGCTTTCGGCGGAAGTGGTTAA